ACCTTCCGGCAATACACCCGGCTCATCGACGACCAGTCCCGGGAGCGGGCCACGCTGCGCTCCCTGTTCCGGTTCCGCAACGGGACGCCGGTGCCGATCGACGAGGTGGAGCCGGTGGAGAAGATCACCCCCCGGTTCGTCACCGCCGGCATGTCGTTCGGAGCGATCAGCAAGGAGGCCCACGAAACGATCGCCATCGCGATGAACCGGCTCGACGCGCGCAGCAACTGCGGCGAGGGAGGAGAGGACCCGGCCCGCTACCTCCCGATGCCGAACAGCGACAGCCTCCGCTCCCGGATCAAGCAGGTCGCCTCCGGCCGGTTCGGGGTGACCACCGAGTACCTGATCCACGCGGACGAGCTCCAGATCAAGATGGCCCAGGGTGCCAAGCCGGGAGAGGGGGGGCAGCTCCCGGGGCACAAGGTGAGCGTGGAGATCGCCCGGGTCCGCCATACCACCCCCGGGGTGACGCTGATCTCGCCGCCGCCGCACCACGACATCTACTCGATCGAGGACCTGGCGCAGCTCATCCACGACCTGAAGTCGGTGAACCCGAAGGTGAAGGTGTCGGTCAAGCTGGTCGCCGAGGTCGGGGTGGGAACCGTCGCCGCCGGCGTGGCCAAGGCGAAGGCCGACCTGGTCCTCATCTCCGGGCACGACGGGGGAACGGGGGCCTCCCCGCTCACCTCGATCAAGCATGCCGGGCTCCCCTGGGAGCTGGGGCTGGCGGAGACCCAGCAGGCGCTGATCCACAACCGGCTCCGGGACCGGATCGTCGTCCAGACGGACGGGCAGCTCAAGACGGGGCGCGACCTGGCCATCGCCGCACTGATGGGGGCGGAGCAGTTCGGGTTCGGGACCACGGTGCTGGTCACTCTCGGCTGCGTGATGATGCGGAAATGCCACCTGAACACCTGCCCGGTGGGGGTGGCCACCCAGGACCCCGTTCTCCGGGCGAAGTTCGCCGGAAAGCCGGAGCATGTGGTGCACTTCTTCCGGTTCCTCGCGCAGGAGCTGCGGGAGTACATGGCCGCACTCGGGTTCCGGACGGTCGACGAGATGGTGGGCCGGGTGGAGAGGCTCGAGGCGGAGCCGACCGTCGACCACTGGAAGGCGCAGGGGCTCGATTTCTCCGCGGTCCTCCTCCCCCCCTCCGGCGGGCCGGACGTGTGCCGGCGCAGCGTCCGGCACCAGCCCCACGACGTGGAGGGGACGCTGGACGCCCAGCTTCTCCGCGAGGCGGAACCCGCGCTCGTCAAGGGGGAGCCGGTCTACATCGAGATGCCGATCCGGAACGTCCACCGGTCGGTGGGGGCGACGCTGAGCGGCGAGGTCGTGCGGCGGTTCGGACCGAAGGGGCTCCCCGAGGACACGATCCGGATCAACTTCACCGGCTCGGCGGGGCAGAGCCTGGGGGCGTTCCTCGCGCCGGGGATCACGATCCGCGTCGCGGGCGACACGAACGACTACCTCGCCAAGGGGATGTCGGGGGGCAGGATCGTCGTGGTCCCTCCTCCGGGTTCGGGGTTCCTTCCCCGCAAGAACGTGATCGCCGGGAACACGGTCCTCTACGGGGCCACGGGGGGAGAGCTCTACCTCTACGGGACCGCGGGGGAGCGGTTCGCGGTCCGCAACAGCGGCGCGAAGACGGTGCTGGAGGGTCTGGGCGACCACGGGTGCGAGTACATGACCGGTGGGGTGGTCGTCGTCCTCGGGAAGACCGGGTACAACTTCGCCGCGGGGATGAGCGGCGGGATCGCCTACGTCTACGACGAGACGGAGCTGTTCGACACCCGGTGCAACCTCGACATGGTGGACGTGGAGACCGTCTGGAGGAAGGAGGACCGGCGGGAGCTCCGGACGATGATCGAGAACCACTACCGTTTCACCGCCAGCGACCGCGCGAAGACGATCCTCGACGAGTGGGAGTCCCGGCTCCCCCTCTTCGTCAAGGTGATGCCGGTGGACTACCGGAAGGTGCTCGAGAGGATGAAACAGGAGCAGGGCCGGGACGAGGACACCCTCTCCGCGACCGAGGAGGTCTACCATGGGTAAGCCGACCGGCTTCCTCGAGCACCCCCGGGAGGCCCCCCCCTACCGACCCGTCGAGGAGCGGATCCGCGACTACCAGGAGGTGGAGACGTCGCTTCCGGTCGACCGGCTGGAGATCCAGGCCTCGCGGTGCATGGACTGCGGGATCCCCTACTGCCACGTCTACGGCTGCCCGGTGAAAAACCGGATCCCCGAATGGAACGAAATGGTGTACCGGAAGCAGTGGCGGAAGGCGCTGGACTTCCTCCACGACACCTGCAACCTCCCGGAGATCACCGGGCGGGTCTGCCCGGCGCCGTGCGAGACCGCCTGCACGCTCGACATCAACACCCCTCCCGTCACGATCCGCCACATCGAACTGCAGATCGTCGAGATGGGCTGGCGGGAGGGGTGGATCGTCCCCGAGCCCTCCCCCTTCCGGACCGGCAAGAAGGTCGCCGTCGTGGGCTCCGGCCCCGCGGGGCTGGCGGCGGCGCAGCAGGCCGCCCGGGCCGGGCACGAGGTCATCCTCTTCGAGCGGGCGCCGAAGATGGGGGGGCTCCTCCGGTACGGCATCCCGGACTTCAAGCTGGAGAAGTGGGTGATCGACCGCCGGCTCGAGCAGATGCGGGCGGAAGGGGTCGTCTTCGAGGCCGGGGTAACGATCGGGAGCGACCTCTCCGCGGCCTACCTGGCCCGGACGTTCGACGCCGTCGTGATCACGGCGGGCGCCACCGTCCCCAGGGATCTCCCGATCTCCGGCCGGGAGTTTCCCGGGGTCCACTTCGCCATGGATTTCCTGACGGAGCAGAACCGGAGGGTGGACGGAGAGGCCCCGGGGGCCAACGGCGGGATCAGCGCCCGGGGGAAGCGGGTCGTGGTGATCGGCGGCGGCGACACCGGCTCCGACTGCGTGGGGACCAGCCGGCGCCAGGGGGCGGCCTCCATCCATCAGCTGGAGCTGCTTCCGAAGCCGCCCGAGGAGCGGGCCCCGACGAATCCGTGGCCGACCTGGCCCCAGATCATGCGGACCTCCTCCTCCCAGGCGGAGGGGTGCGACCGGTTGTGGGGCATCTCCACGAAGGAGTTCGTCGGCGACCGTTCCGGCGTGAAGAAG
The genomic region above belongs to Deltaproteobacteria bacterium GWC2_65_14 and contains:
- the gltD gene encoding glutamate synthase (glutamate synthase is composed of subunits alpha and beta; beta subunit is a flavin adenine dinucleotide-NADPH dependent oxidoreductase; provides electrons to the alpha subunit, which binds L-glutamine and 2-oxoglutarate and forms L-glutamate), with protein sequence MGKPTGFLEHPREAPPYRPVEERIRDYQEVETSLPVDRLEIQASRCMDCGIPYCHVYGCPVKNRIPEWNEMVYRKQWRKALDFLHDTCNLPEITGRVCPAPCETACTLDINTPPVTIRHIELQIVEMGWREGWIVPEPSPFRTGKKVAVVGSGPAGLAAAQQAARAGHEVILFERAPKMGGLLRYGIPDFKLEKWVIDRRLEQMRAEGVVFEAGVTIGSDLSAAYLARTFDAVVITAGATVPRDLPISGREFPGVHFAMDFLTEQNRRVDGEAPGANGGISARGKRVVVIGGGDTGSDCVGTSRRQGAASIHQLELLPKPPEERAPTNPWPTWPQIMRTSSSQAEGCDRLWGISTKEFVGDRSGVKKLRCVKLDWSEPDEGGRQTFREIPGSEFELAADLVLLSTGFVHVEHGPLVRGMGLALDERGNLQVDADRMTSAPGIFAAGDAVLGASLVVRAIDSGRLAAAGVNRYLEKA